A part of Primulina eburnea isolate SZY01 chromosome 10, ASM2296580v1, whole genome shotgun sequence genomic DNA contains:
- the LOC140804021 gene encoding protein PHOSPHATE STARVATION RESPONSE 1-like — translation MHKLMMEAKPALSIQRSGGKQISNFGFSGAVTSFPNILNHQKESYPKISNSQHVSLEKDLMQRPPTVVSPFSSNNGTVGHIYSSSSGFSTDLQFSSDQRQENHRRQSPFISQSTSCGKSVVLPHPGDPGVLQSTASSHFNHQSDSRCPHFLDYPVSTTMQSNHLDDNNGDPIVYQSEDLGKINEWKYWADQIIVDNDELASDWNGLLGGTSFADPEPKFETNKSEQIPATPKETCATPGQCSSGNAGPTKQRMRWTPELHEIFVEAVNKLGGGERATPKGVLKLMKVEGLTIYHVKSHLQKYRTARHRPEIAEESSEKKLTSIEELSSLDLKTGIGISEALRLQMEVQKRLHEQLEIQRNLQLQIEEQGRCLQMMFEKQCKSSLDLLKGGSSTRDTDNSKPGGGSISLSTEEQETVQPLVEQQIPKAKVTRRCDSPISESAKAPHDL, via the exons ATGCACAAGTTGATGATGGAAGCAAAACCAGCTTTATCTATTCAGAGATCAGGCGGAAAACAAATAAGTAACTTCGGATTTTCAGGGGCTGTAACTTCTTTTCCTAATATTCTGAATCATCAAAAAGAATCATATCCCAAAATTTCTAATTCCCAGCATGTATCTCTTGAGAAGGACCTGATGCAACGTCCTCCAACTGTTGTTTCACCATTTTCTTCTAACAACGGCACTGTTGGGCATATCTATTCCTCATCTTCAGGATTCTCTACCGATCTTCAGTTTTCATCTGACCAAAGACAAGAAAACCACCGGAGACAATCTCCATTCATTTCTCAATCAACAAGTTGTGGGAAATCAGTTGTATTGCCTCATCCTGGTGATCCCGGCGTTCTGCAATCCACCGCATCAAGTCATTTCAACCATCAAAGTGACTCACGGTGTCCCCATTTTCTTGATTATCCAGTGAGTACCACAATGCAAAGTAATCACCTAGACGATAATAATGGAGACCCCATTGTCTACCAGTCCGAGGATCTCGGAAAAATAAATGAATGGAAATATTGGGCTGATCAGATTATAGTTGATAACGATGAGTTGGCTTCTGATTGGAATGGGCTTCTTGGCGGTACAAGTTTTGCAGATCCAGAACCAAAGTTTGAG ACAAATAAATCCGAACAGATCCCAGCTACACCCAAAGAAACTTGCGCCACCCCTGGTCAATGTTCCTCGGGAAATGCTGGTCCCACAAAACAGAGAATGCGTTGGACTCCAGAACTTCACGAGATCTTTGTTGAAGCTGTTAACAAACTTGGAGGCGGTGAAA GAGCTACTCCGAAGGGCGTACTAAAGCTAATGAAAGTTGAAGGCTTGACCATTTATCATGTAAAAAGCCACCTACAG AAATACCGAACAGCCAGGCATAGACCAGAGATAGCAGAAG AGTCTTCGGAGAAGAAACTTACTTCCATTGAAGAGCTGTCATCCCTGGACTTGAAAAC GGGTATTGGGATTTCTGAAGCATTGAGGTTGCAGATGGAGGTCCAAAAACGGCTTCATGAACAACTTGAG ATTCAGAGAAATTTACAGCTTCAAATAGAAGAACAAGGGCGATGCCTGCAGATGATGTTTGAGAAGCAGTGCAAGTCCAGTTTAGACTTGCTAAAGGGTGGTTCATCAACCAGAGACACCGATAACAGCAAACCAGGAGGTGGCTCGATTAGCTTGTCCACAGAAGAGCAAGAAACTGTGCAACCATTAGTAGAGCAACAGATTCCAAAAGCCAAAGTTACGAGGAGATGCGATTCTCCAATATCAGAAAGCGCAAAAGCTCCTCATGATCTATAA